The segment TCAGGTACTACGGGGATAGTAGCTCTGCAAAATAGGAGACGCTTTATTGGCATAGAACTCAACCTCGACTACTGTGCTATGGCCGCAAAAAGGCTGGCTCCGTACGGGACGATCTTTAAAGGCGAAAGTGAATTGGGGGCTTGATTTGTGGAAACTTTGACTCCCACAAAACAATTATGGGTGATTAGCCGCTTGAGATCCGAACGGGGTAGAATCTTGCGCGATGCATTAAGAGAAGCTGTTGGGAGAGTGGGCGTCCAAACCATCGATCAGGAGCTTCACAATTTGGTTAGCGCGGACGCCCTCAATAAATTGGGTGCGTTTGGCCTGCGCGGAGAAGTCCTTTTTGCTGTGCCTTGCCTGATCAAAGAGAAACTAACTCTTTCTGGTTATTACCGCCTTGTCCTTGGGATTTCGCAAAAGGAATATGGCAGGAAAGGGTTGGACAAGTGGGTCAAAATAGAAAAGGGGGAAAACCTTGTTGTTTCGGAAAGTGAGATGCGGGATCTTTGCGTAGCCCTTATCAAGGCTGGTGAACAATTGTTAAGCGTGGTTAGTAGCAAAGATAATATTACTGAGGATTTCTTCCACGAGCTTGCTTTACTAACTCTAGGGACGCAGTTGGACGGGAGTTATCGGGTGATCGTTGGTCAAAAAGCCGTAGCTGTTGTTCGGGAGTTAATTGAGGGCATCATCAAATCGAAAGACCCCGATGGTTTTCAAGAAAAGGAGAATGAAATCGAATTCAATAATGCTGCGGGTCGACGGGTAAGAATACGATT is part of the Clostridia bacterium genome and harbors:
- a CDS encoding XcyI family restriction endonuclease, whose protein sequence is METLTPTKQLWVISRLRSERGRILRDALREAVGRVGVQTIDQELHNLVSADALNKLGAFGLRGEVLFAVPCLIKEKLTLSGYYRLVLGISQKEYGRKGLDKWVKIEKGENLVVSESEMRDLCVALIKAGEQLLSVVSSKDNITEDFFHELALLTLGTQLDGSYRVIVGQKAVAVVRELIEGIIKSKDPDGFQEKENEIEFNNAAGRRVRIRFGADPDILVSERSGNQYRHLLAIEVKGGGDPSNIHNRLGEAEKSHLKLSASGVLRWTIAGVPVDGQIARMNSPSTNRFYAISNLLIDGGQEYESFRRELISILGLPE